From Meles meles chromosome 5, mMelMel3.1 paternal haplotype, whole genome shotgun sequence, one genomic window encodes:
- the KCNK17 gene encoding potassium channel subfamily K member 17 isoform X3, with the protein MGLSADLWEGFPKAPAGPSSPYLPLQPFCSPLLLHPCLKHPVASIIPKTRIGHLQPRSPPEYRQGIIQAYQNGDIVLDNTTSMGRWEFMGSFFFSVSTVTTIGYGNLSPRTMAARLFCIFFALLGIPLNLVVLNRLGHLMQQGVQRCARRLGGAWQDPTKAPWLAGAGALLSGLPLFLLLPPLLFSHVEGWSFVESFYFAFVTLSTVGFGDYVIGMDPSRRYPLWYKNTVSLWILFGMAWLALIIKLTLSLLETPGRSYSCYHHSSKENFQPGSWRQSLDGEAEPRLPQPGCHLEEPMGITQHPEPSTQVSCCGKDS; encoded by the exons ATGGGGCTCAGTGCAGATCTGTGGGAGGGGTTCCCCAAAGCTCCCGCAGGGCCTTCATCTCCTTACCTTCCCCTTCagcccttctgctcccctctgctaCTTCACCCCTGCCTCAAGCATCCCGTGGCTTCCATCATCCCCAAGACAAGGATCGGGCATCTCCAGCCCAGATCTCCCCCTGAGTACAGACAG GGCATCATCCAAGCCTACCAAAATGGGGACATTGTCCTTGACAACACCACCAGCATGGGGCGCTGGGAGTTCATGGGCTCCTTCTTCTTTTCCGTGTCCACCGTCACCACCATTG GCTATGGCAACCTGAGCCCCCGAACGATGGCCGCCCGCCTTTTCTGCATCTTCTTTGCTCTCCTGGGGATCCCGCTCAACCTCGTGGTGCTCAACCGACTGGGGCATCTCATGCAGCAGGGAGTGCAGCGCTGTGCCCGCaggctggggggcgcctggcAG GACCCAACCAAAGCTCCGTGGCTGGCGGGCGCCGGCGCCCTCCTCTCCGGCCTCCCGCTCTTCCTGCTGCTGCCCCCCCTGCTCTTCAGCCATGTGGAGGGCTGGAGCTTCGTGGAGAGCTTCTACTTCGCCTTCGTCACCCTCAGCACCGTGGGCTTCGGCGACTACGTGATTG GGATGGACCCCTCCCGGAGGTACCCACTGTGGTACAAGAATACAGTGTCCCTATGGATCCTCTTTGGGATGGCGTGGCTGGCCTTGATCATCAAACTCACCCTTTCCCTGCTGGAGACACCAGGGAGATCTTATTCCTGTTACCACCACAGCTCCAAAGAGAACTTCCAGCCCGGAAGCTGGAGGCAGAGCCTGGATGGGGAGGCAGAACCCCGTTTGCCACAGCCAGGTTGCCATCTGGAGGAGCCTATGGGAATCACACAGCATCCAGAACCCTCCACTCAGGTCTCATGCTGTGGAAAGGACAGCTAG